A portion of the Limosilactobacillus reuteri genome contains these proteins:
- the pheS gene encoding phenylalanine--tRNA ligase subunit alpha: protein MGLREKLAELREEGLQDIKQSEDLKRINEIRVKMLGKKGPITSVLRGMRDLSAEERPKVGQFANKVRDELSAAIEEKRAELEQAAMNAKLAAQTIDVTLPGTPVAQGQPHVIQQIIDQVVDLFVSMGYEVAVGDEVEQEVYNFEKLNLPKDHPARDMQDTFYVTPSVLMRTQTSPMQARMLEKHDFSQGPLKMISPGKVYRRDTDDATHSHQFHQIEGMVVGKNITMADLKGTLEAVAQKLFGDKLKVRLRPSYFPFTEPSVEADITCFNCLGKGCAICKQTGWIEVLGAGMVHPNVLKMSGVDPEEYGGFAFGLGPDRFAMLKYGVDDIRNFYQNDVRFLNQFDQKG from the coding sequence ATGGGACTAAGAGAGAAATTAGCCGAACTTCGTGAAGAAGGATTGCAAGATATTAAACAATCAGAGGATTTAAAGCGAATTAATGAAATCCGCGTCAAGATGCTGGGAAAGAAGGGACCGATTACTTCAGTTCTTCGGGGCATGCGTGATCTTAGTGCTGAAGAACGTCCTAAAGTAGGGCAATTTGCTAACAAGGTGCGGGATGAATTATCAGCTGCGATTGAAGAAAAGCGTGCTGAGCTAGAACAGGCCGCCATGAATGCTAAGTTAGCAGCCCAAACAATTGATGTTACTCTTCCTGGAACACCAGTAGCACAAGGGCAACCCCATGTTATTCAACAAATCATTGACCAAGTTGTGGACTTGTTTGTATCAATGGGGTATGAAGTAGCAGTTGGGGATGAAGTTGAACAAGAAGTTTATAACTTTGAAAAGTTAAACTTGCCAAAGGATCACCCAGCTCGTGACATGCAAGATACATTTTATGTTACGCCATCTGTTTTGATGCGGACCCAAACGTCACCAATGCAAGCACGGATGCTCGAAAAACATGATTTTAGTCAAGGCCCACTAAAGATGATTTCACCAGGTAAGGTTTACCGGCGTGATACTGATGATGCAACTCACAGTCACCAATTCCACCAAATTGAAGGGATGGTTGTTGGTAAAAATATTACCATGGCTGATTTGAAGGGAACTCTTGAGGCCGTTGCTCAAAAACTTTTCGGTGACAAGTTAAAGGTTCGCTTGCGACCAAGTTACTTCCCATTTACTGAACCATCAGTTGAGGCAGATATTACTTGTTTCAACTGCCTTGGCAAGGGTTGTGCAATTTGTAAACAAACTGGTTGGATTGAAGTTCTTGGTGCCGGAATGGTTCATCCAAATGTGCTTAAGATGTCAGGCGTTGATCCAGAAGAATACGGCGGTTTTGCCTTTGGACTTGGACCAGATCGTTTTGCCATGCTGAAGTACGGTGTTGATGATATCCGTAACTTCTACCAAAATGATGTCCGCTTCCTTAACCAATTTGACCAGAAAGGATAA
- a CDS encoding MATE family efflux transporter has protein sequence MLLKQASNREDGSKFCGGFNMDSPMSITKEVRHYVIRNVVATLGMSMYVIIDTLFISIAAGALGLTTLNLALPLFNIFNGTGLLLGVGGATIFSLNKVMHPERIKSLFSQLMIFAFTFGFILAILLNIFATPVVDFLGADDATRQMAIVYLRIISWSGPLYMVNYIAINFIRNDGNPTLTMKATLTETLSVILIDWFFIFGMGLKLEGAALAVLFSPAISLVVLSFHRKFAGRQLEWHWVVPHLRNIWRSARLGVASALNELSTGVSIYFFNHVLLQLANNYAVAAYGVISNIAIVVLAIANGVALGVQPLASREFGKHEYKNVSMTLKNGIIITLFLATISFIILITFKHPIIEVFNTSHSDQLLAYASVGLPIYFTSVFFSALNLLFILFLTAIGSARASFSLSILRGYIILLPTIFILAKVAGINGVWAAVPFTEFVITCIGGIIIYQRLKKLNKG, from the coding sequence ATGCTTCTCAAACAGGCGTCCAACAGGGAGGATGGGAGCAAGTTTTGTGGAGGTTTTAATATGGATTCACCAATGTCAATTACCAAAGAAGTACGGCATTATGTTATTCGTAATGTTGTCGCCACCCTCGGGATGTCAATGTATGTTATTATTGACACCCTTTTTATTTCAATCGCGGCAGGGGCTTTAGGCTTAACTACGCTTAACCTGGCGCTCCCCCTATTCAACATTTTTAATGGAACTGGGCTATTACTGGGAGTCGGTGGTGCCACAATCTTTTCGTTAAATAAGGTTATGCATCCTGAGAGAATAAAATCATTATTTAGTCAACTGATGATTTTTGCTTTTACTTTTGGGTTTATCCTAGCAATCCTGTTAAACATTTTTGCGACTCCAGTAGTTGATTTTCTTGGGGCAGATGATGCAACTCGTCAGATGGCAATCGTTTATTTACGAATAATTTCATGGAGCGGACCTCTCTATATGGTTAATTACATTGCCATTAATTTCATTCGTAACGATGGCAATCCCACGTTAACCATGAAGGCCACCTTAACCGAAACATTATCTGTTATCCTCATCGACTGGTTCTTTATTTTCGGAATGGGTCTTAAATTAGAAGGAGCAGCATTGGCAGTATTATTTTCGCCAGCAATTAGCTTGGTGGTTTTAAGTTTTCATCGGAAGTTTGCCGGCCGACAATTAGAATGGCACTGGGTTGTCCCTCACCTAAGAAACATTTGGCGCTCAGCACGTTTAGGGGTTGCTTCAGCATTAAACGAATTAAGTACTGGTGTTAGTATCTATTTCTTTAACCATGTTTTATTGCAACTAGCTAATAACTATGCCGTTGCCGCATATGGCGTTATTTCCAACATTGCCATCGTTGTGCTAGCAATTGCTAATGGAGTAGCGCTCGGTGTTCAACCGCTTGCTAGTCGGGAATTTGGTAAACACGAATACAAGAATGTATCGATGACATTAAAAAATGGGATTATCATTACCCTCTTTCTAGCAACAATCAGCTTTATTATCCTAATTACCTTTAAGCATCCAATTATTGAAGTTTTTAACACTTCTCATTCTGATCAACTCCTCGCCTATGCTAGTGTTGGCCTCCCGATTTACTTTACAAGTGTATTCTTCAGCGCGTTAAATCTATTGTTCATCCTTTTCTTAACAGCAATTGGATCAGCGCGGGCATCATTCTCTTTATCGATTCTTCGTGGTTATATTATCCTTCTCCCCACGATCTTTATTCTGGCAAAAGTTGCCGGAATTAACGGAGTCTGGGCAGCAGTTCCCTTTACTGAATTTGTTATTACTTGCATCGGTGGAATTATCATCTACCAGCGACTTAAAAAATTGAATAAAGGGTAA
- a CDS encoding C40 family peptidase, protein MKSTTKKILASSLGVAGAMAMGTVTAKADTTITVNAGDSLNGIAQKYNVNADDIATANHLQNKELIFVGQKLTIPTKDKNETPANNAEKKDQASKNSQSLQDSVNKAMSYLGTPYVWGGNKPGGFDCSGLVQYCYGIPQRTTYEQQALGPHIHDNVLNAPYGALIFYGSDDAPYHVAISLGDGRIIQAPNENETVKITDQQYFPGNYYVVMH, encoded by the coding sequence ATGAAATCAACAACAAAGAAAATTCTTGCATCGTCGTTAGGGGTAGCTGGCGCAATGGCAATGGGCACTGTAACTGCAAAGGCTGATACGACTATTACGGTCAATGCTGGCGATAGTTTGAATGGGATTGCTCAAAAGTATAATGTTAATGCGGATGATATTGCAACCGCTAATCACTTGCAAAATAAAGAGTTGATTTTTGTGGGACAAAAGTTGACAATTCCAACCAAAGATAAAAATGAAACACCTGCTAATAATGCTGAGAAAAAAGATCAAGCTAGCAAGAACAGTCAAAGTCTGCAAGATTCTGTTAACAAGGCAATGTCTTATTTAGGAACCCCTTATGTATGGGGTGGTAATAAGCCAGGCGGATTTGATTGTTCTGGGTTGGTTCAATATTGTTACGGTATTCCACAACGGACGACGTATGAACAACAAGCTTTAGGACCACATATTCACGATAATGTTTTAAACGCGCCATATGGAGCCCTTATTTTTTATGGTTCTGATGATGCGCCATATCACGTTGCCATTTCACTTGGGGATGGTCGGATTATTCAAGCGCCAAATGAAAATGAAACAGTTAAAATTACTGACCAACAATACTTCCCTGGAAATTACTATGTTGTGATGCATTAA
- a CDS encoding acylphosphatase has protein sequence MVNYHLTITGRVQGVGFRWSVYQLAQQAEIEGIVMNKHDGSVYCELQGPIEIVKQLISKIKAGPTPYARITKVKIIEGSLQNYHHSFQITH, from the coding sequence ATGGTTAATTATCATCTTACCATTACTGGACGCGTTCAAGGAGTTGGATTCCGCTGGAGCGTCTATCAGTTGGCACAACAAGCAGAAATAGAAGGGATCGTTATGAATAAGCATGATGGGAGCGTTTATTGTGAATTGCAGGGTCCCATTGAGATTGTTAAACAATTAATCTCTAAAATTAAAGCTGGACCCACTCCTTATGCTCGAATTACTAAGGTTAAAATCATCGAAGGAAGCCTGCAAAACTACCATCATTCATTTCAAATCACGCATTAG
- the udk gene encoding uridine kinase gives MSIQQNKRPVVIGVTGGSGSGKTTVSNKIYDQLHGQAIQIINQDTYYNDQSDMTMDERKAVNYDHPLAFDTNFLIKQLTDLRSNKAIEMPVYDYAQYTRSDKTVHVEPTDVIILEGILILDDERLRDLMDIKVYVDTDDDIRIIRRIQRDMVERGRSLDSIITQYLATVKPMYHQFVEPTKRYADIIVPEGGENQVAIDLLSTKIRDILVKRGHTELQ, from the coding sequence ATGAGTATTCAACAGAATAAGCGTCCAGTAGTTATTGGTGTTACAGGTGGTTCCGGTAGTGGAAAGACAACGGTAAGTAATAAAATCTATGACCAATTGCATGGGCAAGCGATCCAGATTATTAACCAAGATACTTACTATAATGATCAGTCAGATATGACAATGGATGAACGTAAAGCAGTAAATTATGATCATCCACTTGCATTTGATACCAATTTTTTAATTAAGCAACTAACGGATTTGCGAAGTAATAAGGCTATTGAGATGCCGGTATATGACTATGCACAATATACACGTTCAGACAAAACCGTTCATGTAGAACCAACCGATGTTATTATTTTGGAAGGAATCTTAATTCTTGATGATGAGCGTTTACGTGATTTAATGGATATTAAGGTTTACGTTGATACAGATGATGACATTCGGATTATTCGCCGGATTCAACGTGATATGGTAGAGCGTGGACGGTCTCTTGATTCAATTATTACGCAATATTTAGCTACGGTTAAGCCAATGTACCATCAATTTGTTGAACCAACTAAACGCTACGCTGACATTATTGTGCCAGAAGGTGGCGAAAACCAAGTTGCAATTGACCTATTGTCTACAAAGATCCGTGATATTTTGGTAAAACGTGGACATACGGAATTACAATAG
- the yidC gene encoding membrane protein insertase YidC: MKRKRITIAGGLFTLLLLLSGCVRTTKSGRPYGFVYDYMAKPMQHLMEWLASHMGNNYGWAIIVIVVVVRTILLPVMFSQMKKSTIMQEKMSKVQPLIKELTEKQKAAKTPEEQAAVSQQMMALYRDNNISLTGGIGCLPLLIQLPIFAALYAAIRYSPDLYHATFFGIPLGKPSIILAVLSFIAYAAQSYLGLVGVPEAQKKQMKAAIWMSPFMTFFISITSSAGLGLYFFIGGLFAILQTLMVNAYRPRIRRQIEEESKKNPIKMPEAPVINTPSSSTKPTDAIDQLRKGDAKPSDQANHNRQRNAGKQQHHKK; encoded by the coding sequence ATGAAACGAAAACGAATAACGATCGCTGGGGGTCTCTTTACCCTCCTGCTGCTTCTTAGCGGATGTGTACGGACTACTAAGAGCGGTCGACCATACGGGTTTGTCTATGACTATATGGCTAAACCAATGCAGCACTTGATGGAATGGTTAGCCAGCCACATGGGCAATAACTACGGTTGGGCAATTATTGTCATTGTGGTAGTTGTGCGAACAATTCTTTTACCAGTGATGTTCTCACAAATGAAAAAATCAACCATTATGCAAGAAAAGATGTCCAAGGTCCAACCATTGATTAAAGAACTAACAGAAAAACAAAAAGCAGCCAAGACTCCTGAAGAACAGGCTGCCGTTAGTCAACAAATGATGGCTCTTTATCGGGATAACAACATTAGCTTAACTGGCGGTATTGGCTGTCTCCCATTGTTAATTCAGCTGCCAATTTTTGCCGCCTTATATGCTGCTATCCGTTATTCGCCAGACCTTTACCATGCAACTTTCTTTGGGATTCCACTTGGTAAGCCAAGTATTATCTTAGCGGTCTTATCTTTTATTGCCTATGCTGCCCAGAGTTATCTTGGGCTTGTCGGTGTTCCTGAAGCCCAGAAGAAGCAAATGAAGGCTGCTATTTGGATGAGTCCTTTCATGACCTTCTTCATTTCTATCACTTCTTCTGCCGGATTAGGTCTTTACTTCTTCATTGGTGGATTATTTGCCATCTTACAAACCTTGATGGTCAATGCTTACCGTCCGCGGATTCGTCGCCAAATTGAGGAAGAGAGCAAGAAGAACCCAATTAAAATGCCAGAAGCACCAGTAATTAACACCCCTAGTTCTTCAACTAAACCGACTGATGCAATTGACCAATTACGTAAAGGCGATGCCAAGCCAAGCGATCAAGCAAACCATAATCGTCAACGTAATGCTGGCAAACAGCAACATCATAAAAAATAA
- a CDS encoding winged helix-turn-helix transcriptional regulator, with protein MEQLVAEKALDEDCKLCPKFTRTFMILGKKWNGLIIEVLLKNGNMRFKDIASSIAKCSDRVLCERLKELEDEQIVIRNTYEGSSRVDYSLTERGQELRPVMEAVHAWSDKWI; from the coding sequence ATGGAACAATTAGTAGCAGAAAAGGCACTTGATGAAGACTGTAAACTTTGTCCAAAATTTACACGTACGTTTATGATCTTGGGAAAGAAATGGAACGGATTAATCATTGAAGTACTACTTAAAAATGGCAACATGCGATTTAAGGATATTGCCAGTAGCATTGCAAAGTGCAGCGATCGAGTTTTATGTGAACGATTAAAAGAACTCGAAGACGAACAAATTGTTATTCGTAACACTTACGAAGGTTCTAGTCGGGTAGATTATTCTTTGACTGAACGTGGTCAAGAATTGCGCCCAGTCATGGAAGCTGTTCATGCATGGAGTGACAAGTGGATTTAA
- a CDS encoding peptide deformylase yields the protein MIKPIIKDQQLLAKKATPTTKADLPLATDLSDTLNAHQAECVGMAANMIGVNKNAIIARIGPFNVVMFNPQIVAKSHPYQTAEGCLSLSGTRPTKRYKQITVKFRNQSWQVQTLELRDFAAEIVQHEIDHCNGIII from the coding sequence ATGATTAAACCAATTATTAAAGACCAACAATTACTCGCCAAAAAAGCAACCCCCACAACTAAAGCTGATTTGCCCCTTGCAACCGATCTTAGCGATACGCTTAATGCTCACCAAGCTGAATGTGTTGGAATGGCTGCCAATATGATTGGCGTAAATAAGAATGCAATTATTGCACGAATCGGGCCCTTTAATGTCGTAATGTTCAATCCACAAATCGTCGCTAAAAGTCACCCTTATCAAACTGCAGAAGGATGCCTTTCATTAAGCGGAACGCGTCCTACTAAACGGTATAAGCAAATTACCGTTAAATTTCGCAATCAGAGCTGGCAAGTGCAAACATTAGAACTTAGAGATTTTGCTGCTGAGATTGTTCAACATGAAATTGACCATTGTAATGGAATTATAATATAA
- a CDS encoding HD domain-containing protein gives MKSKNEWRTDKEYVSIVADLLAQPAVQKLANYTQHHHSTRLQHSIAVSYDSYKIAKKMHLDYRSTARAGLLHDLFYYDWRTTKFNLGTHAFIHPRVALRNAEKLTPLNKKEKDIILKHMFGATLAVPRYPESLIVSLVDDFEAEHEFFGPLRAKMRRKIKKRRMQTTW, from the coding sequence ATGAAATCAAAAAATGAATGGCGCACCGATAAAGAGTATGTTTCAATCGTTGCCGATCTTTTAGCCCAGCCAGCTGTCCAAAAGCTAGCGAACTATACTCAGCATCATCACTCTACCCGCCTGCAACATTCTATTGCGGTTTCGTATGATAGCTACAAAATTGCTAAAAAAATGCATCTTGATTATCGCAGTACTGCGCGGGCAGGTCTCTTGCATGATCTCTTTTATTATGATTGGCGGACGACTAAGTTTAATTTAGGAACCCATGCATTTATTCATCCCCGAGTTGCATTACGCAATGCTGAAAAGCTAACCCCGTTAAATAAAAAAGAAAAGGATATTATCCTTAAGCATATGTTTGGCGCAACGTTGGCAGTGCCACGCTATCCGGAGAGTTTAATTGTATCGCTAGTTGATGATTTCGAAGCAGAGCATGAATTCTTTGGCCCGCTACGTGCAAAGATGCGTCGAAAGATTAAGAAACGTCGAATGCAAACAACTTGGTAG
- a CDS encoding TrmH family RNA methyltransferase produces MEQLTSIHNQHVKDWKKLQTKKARRQTGTYLLDGWHLVQEASKAGIELLEVVGTAEQLAAHPELEGMANATYEVTEEIMKHITDTVTPQGIAAVVALPDSHRLPAGPLHGAWLFLDRVQDPGNVGTMVRTADAAGFTGVVVGQRSADLFGPKVVRSMQGSQFHLQMFEGDLRKWIDDFKSINAPVYGTQLNPQAKNFRTVDPGDTFALIMGNEGQGMSDDLLSQTTDNLYIPMHGEAESLNVAISAGILMFQLNQNLD; encoded by the coding sequence ATGGAACAATTAACATCAATTCATAATCAGCACGTTAAAGATTGGAAGAAGCTGCAAACCAAAAAAGCACGGCGTCAGACTGGTACTTACCTGTTAGACGGCTGGCACTTAGTTCAAGAGGCATCCAAAGCTGGAATCGAGCTCTTAGAAGTAGTCGGAACAGCTGAACAATTAGCTGCCCATCCAGAGCTTGAAGGAATGGCTAATGCAACCTATGAAGTTACTGAAGAGATCATGAAGCATATTACTGATACGGTAACGCCTCAAGGGATTGCCGCGGTTGTTGCTTTACCAGATTCTCATCGTTTACCAGCAGGGCCATTGCATGGGGCATGGCTTTTCCTCGACCGGGTTCAAGATCCAGGAAACGTGGGGACAATGGTGCGGACAGCAGATGCCGCTGGGTTTACTGGAGTAGTAGTTGGACAACGCTCAGCAGACTTATTTGGTCCCAAAGTTGTTCGCTCAATGCAAGGAAGTCAATTTCACCTTCAAATGTTTGAGGGTGACTTAAGAAAGTGGATTGATGATTTTAAATCAATCAATGCTCCGGTGTATGGAACGCAACTGAATCCCCAAGCCAAAAACTTCCGGACTGTTGATCCTGGTGATACTTTTGCCTTAATTATGGGCAATGAAGGGCAGGGGATGAGCGACGATCTTCTTTCACAAACAACTGATAATCTCTATATTCCAATGCATGGTGAAGCCGAATCGCTTAACGTCGCTATTTCTGCAGGAATTTTAATGTTTCAGCTTAATCAAAATCTAGATTAA
- the pheT gene encoding phenylalanine--tRNA ligase subunit beta — protein sequence MKVSYQWLQEYLDLDVAPQDLAEKIARTSVDINDVYSLSDGLKKIVVGEVVKCENHPDSDHLHVCQVDVGEEEPIQIVCGAPNVQEGKKVIVALHGARIADNQKIKRGKIRGVESNGMLCALQEIGFSDKIAPKDYEDGIYFLPDDAKNGDPVFKYLGMDDTIIDTDVTPNRGDMLSIYGNVNDIAAFYGLKPHFKEITIKEEGTEKTTDFLQAEINDTKIAPTYKLRVIKGVKIAESPLWLQIRLWNSGIRPVNNVVDVTNYVLLKYGQPLHSYDYDQLSGKNFGVRHANEGEKFITLDGDEQTLKANDIVVTVDDHPVALAGTMGGEGTAVSDDTTTVAIEAAIFDPVMVRKQARRLDLHSESSMRFERGINPATVETALNEAAEMIKELAGGTITAGIVTGSEAPAVDTPIKLSLAKINHVLGTSLTMEQVTDIFDRLAFAYTVDDDDQLTVIAPARRWDISLAADLYEEIARIYGYDNLPSTLPTMTRNRGGLTPRQRFIRASRHDLEGMGLTQAISYSLTTVEKAKQFQIKPLAEPMKLDFPMSSDHVATRMNIVSGLLNDIAYNVARNVDNVALYEEGRVFLPMGDERPVEQEHLAAAVTGQMVANSWNKKDQPVDFFQLKGIVERYLKNMGIAGKVAYVSTSDRPEMHPGRTADITVDDQLVGFIGQVHPQTAKEYKIPETYVFELNLESLLAASKIENEYTPISKYPSITRDIALLVDDDVENATIVEAIKQKGGAYLKDIHLFDVYAGSHLPAGKKSLAYTLTYQDDKGTLTEDQVNTAFDKVTAYLQDKVDAEIR from the coding sequence ATGAAAGTATCATATCAATGGCTTCAAGAATACCTTGATTTAGACGTTGCCCCTCAAGATTTAGCTGAAAAGATTGCTCGTACCTCTGTGGACATTAATGACGTTTACTCACTGAGCGACGGATTAAAAAAGATTGTTGTTGGGGAAGTAGTAAAATGTGAAAATCACCCTGACTCAGACCACCTTCATGTTTGTCAAGTTGATGTTGGCGAAGAAGAACCGATTCAAATTGTTTGTGGTGCCCCGAACGTCCAAGAAGGTAAAAAGGTAATCGTAGCCCTTCACGGTGCGCGAATTGCTGATAACCAAAAGATTAAGCGTGGCAAGATTCGCGGTGTTGAGTCAAATGGAATGCTTTGTGCTCTTCAAGAAATTGGCTTTAGCGACAAGATTGCGCCTAAAGATTACGAAGATGGTATCTACTTCTTACCAGATGATGCTAAAAATGGTGATCCCGTATTTAAGTACTTAGGAATGGACGATACGATCATCGATACAGACGTAACTCCTAACCGTGGAGATATGCTTAGTATTTATGGAAATGTTAATGATATCGCTGCCTTTTACGGGTTAAAGCCACATTTTAAGGAAATTACGATTAAAGAAGAAGGTACTGAAAAGACCACGGATTTTCTTCAAGCAGAAATTAATGATACTAAGATTGCACCAACTTATAAATTACGGGTAATCAAAGGCGTTAAAATTGCCGAAAGTCCATTATGGCTTCAAATTCGCTTATGGAATAGTGGTATTCGTCCTGTAAATAATGTTGTGGATGTGACTAACTATGTCCTTCTTAAATATGGTCAACCACTCCACAGTTATGATTATGATCAATTATCTGGTAAAAACTTTGGGGTTCGCCACGCTAATGAAGGTGAAAAGTTTATTACATTAGACGGGGATGAACAAACCTTAAAAGCAAATGATATTGTTGTAACTGTCGATGATCATCCAGTTGCGCTTGCGGGAACGATGGGTGGAGAAGGAACTGCAGTAAGTGATGATACGACAACTGTTGCCATTGAAGCAGCCATTTTTGATCCAGTAATGGTCCGGAAGCAAGCCCGGCGCTTAGATCTTCATAGTGAATCCTCAATGCGGTTTGAACGTGGAATCAATCCAGCAACCGTTGAAACCGCATTGAATGAAGCAGCCGAAATGATTAAGGAGCTTGCTGGGGGAACGATTACTGCTGGAATTGTTACTGGTAGTGAAGCGCCAGCAGTTGATACCCCAATCAAACTATCCCTTGCGAAGATTAATCATGTTCTGGGAACTTCATTAACCATGGAACAAGTTACTGACATTTTTGATCGCTTGGCATTTGCTTACACTGTTGATGATGACGATCAATTAACAGTGATTGCTCCAGCACGGCGGTGGGATATTAGCCTGGCAGCTGATCTTTATGAAGAAATTGCGCGGATTTATGGTTATGATAACTTACCGTCTACTTTACCAACGATGACGCGTAACCGGGGAGGACTTACTCCACGTCAACGGTTTATTCGGGCAAGTCGTCATGATCTCGAAGGAATGGGCTTAACTCAAGCAATTAGTTATTCCTTAACAACTGTTGAGAAGGCTAAGCAGTTCCAAATTAAGCCACTTGCTGAACCAATGAAACTTGACTTCCCAATGAGTTCGGACCATGTAGCTACCCGGATGAATATTGTTAGCGGCTTGCTTAATGATATTGCTTACAACGTGGCGCGGAATGTTGATAACGTAGCACTATATGAAGAAGGCCGGGTATTCTTGCCGATGGGGGATGAACGTCCAGTAGAACAAGAACACCTTGCAGCAGCGGTCACTGGTCAAATGGTAGCTAATAGCTGGAATAAGAAGGATCAACCGGTTGATTTCTTCCAACTAAAGGGGATCGTTGAACGTTACCTTAAGAATATGGGAATTGCTGGTAAGGTTGCTTATGTTTCAACTAGTGATCGGCCAGAAATGCATCCAGGACGAACAGCCGATATTACGGTTGATGACCAATTAGTTGGCTTCATTGGTCAAGTTCACCCACAAACTGCTAAGGAATACAAGATTCCAGAAACATACGTATTTGAATTAAATCTAGAATCATTACTAGCTGCATCAAAGATTGAAAATGAATATACACCTATTAGTAAGTATCCTTCAATCACTCGCGATATTGCTCTCTTGGTTGATGATGATGTTGAAAATGCAACAATTGTAGAGGCAATTAAGCAAAAGGGTGGTGCTTACCTTAAGGACATTCACCTATTTGATGTTTATGCTGGTTCTCACCTTCCTGCTGGCAAGAAGTCATTAGCTTACACCTTAACTTATCAAGATGATAAAGGAACGTTAACTGAAGACCAAGTAAACACGGCCTTTGATAAGGTTACTGCTTATTTGCAAGATAAGGTTGATGCAGAAATTCGTTAA